Proteins from one Scyliorhinus canicula chromosome 24, sScyCan1.1, whole genome shotgun sequence genomic window:
- the LOC119956728 gene encoding hydroxylysine kinase-like, translated as MIDEAFMTLLLKRAFGLSGVITEREVRIQELRRNRITNGSPGRLIVKGGSTEFQHPTRESLQREDFLWKLSNTHMLDTYLHVMEEESHQQMVEQIIQQFKEKILPNLSKFRKTLNHGDFSHTNILVQSQELDISGILDFTDMNYGCSVCDVAISIMYLMLESSDPLSVGGHVLSGFESVTPLGPEERDAVFLLVLCRFSQSLVLAKYNILLYPENEEYLLTTARSGWKCLHQLWSLGKEAVEKIWYEAAKTHCA; from the exons CTTTTATGACCTTGTTGTTGAAACGAGCCTTTGGTTTGTCTGGCGTGATTACTGAGCGAGAAGTTAGAATCCAGGAACTCCGTAGAAACCGAATCACAAATGGGAGCCCTGGAAGGTTAATTgtcaaagggggcagcacg GAATTCCAGCATCCTACCCGGGAGAGTCTGCAGCGAGAGGATTTCCTCTGGAAGCTCTCAAACACTCACATGCTGGACACGTACCTTCACGTGATGGAGGAGGAAAGCCATCAGCAAATGGTGGAGCAAATTATTCAGCAATTCAAGGAAAAGATACTTCCAAATCTCAGCAAGTTTCGGAAAA CACTAAATCACGGAGATTTCAGTCACACCAACATTCTAGTACAATCT caggagttGGACATCTCCGGGATCCTGGATTTCACTGACATGAACTATGGTTGTTCTGTATGTGACGTGGCCATATCCATAATGTACCTGATGCTGGAGAGCAGCGATCCCCTAAGCGTCGGGGGCCATGTTCTTTCAGGGTTCGAGAGTGTGACCCCGTTGGGCCCCGAGGAACGAGACGCTGTGTTTCTGCTGGTTCTCTGCCGCTTTTCCCAGTCGCTGGTTCTGGCGAAATACAATATTCTGCTGTACCCTGAAAATGAAGAATATCTCCTGACCACAGCAAGAAGTGGCTGGAAGTGTTTGCACCAATTGTGGTCACTGGGTAAAGAGGCAGTGGAAAAGATTTGGTACGAGGCAGCCAAAACCCACTGCGCTTGA